A DNA window from Halichondria panicea chromosome 16, odHalPani1.1, whole genome shotgun sequence contains the following coding sequences:
- the LOC135350419 gene encoding uncharacterized protein LOC135350419, whose product MASIEDFSHKFSWDGGGKEVFVCGSFNGWEKISMAKSCSKLGVFTATVPLSEGRHEYKFVVDGEWMLDVNQERSTNDSGALNNVCWIPEVSSAVSSAMSQDSHASSEDIHFMTIDTKDPQEQDSEKEKPLLKKKNTAKVFVGSIPKFVTDNQLMNHFSSFKANIVGFDIIKDKESGKSKGFGFITFSDRSSAEAAIKQMAKTLLLNKYSIKVNLARQPSNSEKSTPHIHVPATPPYNTKQQFTVKLTCLPRSLTNEQLVERLRIFGELPQPPKIFDVKNRYALAQYSTLMAAEKAVHGLDKKVLDGCTINVSLKGGQFIKPSVPQAPTPSFALGSQRTVSLDHVDSLVSAEELKTMVGVSGVKVERLTSPPSRVMLYLPSNEDAHNVVKRLNGMSRYGKAIQANVITSGRTVNKEVKIPFDHQHSVPTLAANTPYLQEIIPPSSMSFPPPSVTVPTSLQSSRITHPHPPGSESSLTLSPADWNRLMIAGPSGRMLYQDVIEPYKTNPGIHIREDMISRTIFFTGSPEAIASAYSRVTGEVYRELTIQDRNKKTSLVVLRQDLPGMLQQKYNVRLTGYDESSAFIGLVGDNRNLQFARQELESALGDIETLELNISLAQPLLRSAKERFCIENLQVCIFSHDTRPSVVLYSLSKSSTEIASFALKQGLFTENITNISSEVCDELISTLNAPFVDIEQKESNVLVKSYLQQECASVCTALRERMETATSQKIPVQCSPEETAYLIYLHKTDHKAREQLSSLSAEFVVRKSTVFLKGNPQAIQTGQALIRGDFLSQVSTRRFVYQNRRFVSQIKDVVLKPVSDEVIWIIQEQKAPARKQRSRSEEDETEISVIVCSKHREVFQTVCSCLEQVESSHRKLTLRKGAARSIRLNEIKSELEMSYRVRIINRDDFLMIHGLTKNEVCDCAAEILDKVDSCHEITKFIPLTTHQQLFIRHKQDFEELKEDCNELRIVRSKSESEPFSILIRGPIKSVEPVYEKLVGIRNSITTGKFEVNYESKYYHMWKRRWDQIKKDKERTCNIVIDIISKEARQQSIPKDEVTTTTIYVVGEESEVFQIGEEISQTATITKTIPLTPIAANTLRKDKKEFLWPLAVYFYIKCQSTIFEAELTAPEDCSEELDTAEEEIQKFLGECTMTSKILTSNNEVVGLVLNSHFKYTTYLSHANSIARNCRIKVYPLKKPQSGLKLSGTPAAILVAEQPLITQVIQPIESSVGQEQLTVKPMFRSVFSTSNFLQFTYKLQEELCVVCTYPRSTRPDQPNPPATLAPKICDPSSGQQEVCVTLRGPRDSLEAAKTKLKKKLDSYMQTEDINIRFALSHQFSSKLENVALKHQVGFSVTESQVGSKKQSLVTLEGINSDVQVVVKTVQQLIIDHQLERADAEISTPPEWQDQNLTTEVFPVSPKTPEWTRVEQKFQATLSTSRIVSISRIQNTWLWEAYCAHKKRLHLKNNGNVNEKELFHGTRSNDPKLIYEGENGFDMRYSNQGMWGTANYFAVNASYSNNYSYTTYDGCKEIFFVKVLTGDSYRCVSNGSLRKPPQKPRGSAGGKVHFTNMDYDSVTGDTNGSQVFMTYDNDKAYPAYLIKYQ is encoded by the exons ATGGCTAGCATTGAGGATTTCAGTCACAAGTTCTCCTGGGATGGAGGAGGCAAGGAAGTATTTGTTTGTGGTAGCTTCAATGGCTGGGAGAAGATTTCAATGGCTAAAAG TTGTTCCAAGTTGGGTGTGTTTACCGCCACTGTACCTCTATCTGAAGGGAGACACGAGTACAAGTTTGTGGTAGATGGAGAATGGATGCTTGATGTCAATCAG GAGCGATCGACTAATGACAGTGGAGCTCTTAACAATGTGTGCTGGATACCTGAAG TGTCTAGTGCAGTGTCTAGTGCAATGTCTCAAGATAGTCATGCCTCTTCCGAGGACATCCACTTT ATGACCATTGATACAAAAGACCCACAGGAACAGGATTCAGAGAAAGAAAAACCACTATTAAAAAAGAAAAACACAGCAAAAGTGTTTGTTGGATCTATACCGAAGTTTGTGACTGATAATCAGCTAATGAATCATTTTTCGTCATTCAAAGCGAATATAGTCGGGTTTGATATAATCAAAGACAAAGAGAGCGGAAAGTCAAAAGGATTTGGCTTTATTACTTTCTCGGATCGAAGCTCGGCTGAGGCGGCTATCAAACAAATGGCTAAAACTCTCCTGCTGAACAAGTATTCAATTAAAGTAAATTTGGCCAGACAGCCCAGCAATAGCGAGAAATCAACCCCACATATTCATGTGCCAGCCACTCCCCCATACAACACCAAACAGCAGTTTACTGTGAAGCTTACATGTCTTCCTCGAAGCCTAACTAACGAACAATTGGTTGAACGTCTTAGAATATTTGGTGAACTGCCTCAACCGCCCAAAATCTTTGACGTAAAGAATCGATATGCATTGGCACAATACAGCACCCTTATGGCTGCAGAGAAAGCTGTACATGGTCTTGATAAGAAGGTACTAGATGGTTGCACCATAAATGTATCACTGAAGGGAGGTCAATTCATCAAGCCCTCTGTACCTCAAGCCCCCACGCCTTCTTTCGCTCTTGGCAGTCAGCGGACAGTCTCATTAGACCATGTGGACTCTCTTGTTTCTGCTGAAGAACTAAAAACAATGGTTGGGGTATCAGGGGTTAAAGTCGAGCGGCTGACGTCACCTCCTTCGAGAGTTATGCTGTATCTCCCCAGTAATGAAGATGCACACAATGTTGTAAAGCGACTGAATGGAATGTCTCGTTATGGTAAAGCCATCCAGGCCAATGTAATCACCTCAGGAAGAACAGTGAATAAAGAAGTAAAGATTCCATTTGATCATCAACACAGTGTGCCTACTCTAGCAGCGAATACACCATACCTTCAAGAGATCATACCTCCTTCCTCAATGTCGTTTCCCCCACCATCAGTGACGGTGCCTACTTCCCTGCAATCTTCTAGaatcacacacccacaccctccAGGATCAGAATCCAGTCTCACACTCTCCCCAGCTGACTGGAATCGTCTGATGATTGCTGGACCTTCAGGTCGAATGCTTTATCAGGATGTTATTGAGCCGTACAAGACCAACCCAGGTATACACATCAGGGAGGACATGATTAGTCGAACCATATTCTTCACTGGATCGCCCGAAGCCATAGCCAGTGCTTACAGTAGAGTGACTGGCGAGGTGTACCGGGAGCTCACCATACAGGACAG GAACAAAAAGACTTCTCTGGTTGTTCTCAGACAAGACCTACCAGGCATGCTCCAGCAGAAGTACAATGTAAGGCTAACGGGCTATGATGAGTCGTCTGCTTTCATTGGACTTGTGGGCGACAACAGAAATCTTCAATTTGCTAGGCAGGAACTGGAATCAGCCCTGGGTGATATCGAAACTTTGGAATTGAATATCAGTCTTGCACAACCGCTTCTTAGATCAGCTAAAGAGAGATTCTGTATTGAAAATCTACAAGTGTGTATTTTCTCTCATGATACAAGACCTAGTGTTGTCCTATACTCCCTGTCCAAATCTAGTACTGAGATCGCTAGTTTTGCCCTTAAACAAGGATTGTTCACTGAGAACATTACCAATATATCAAGCGAGGTATGCGATGAACTCATCTCAACATTGAACGCACCATTCGTGGACATAGAACAAAAGGAATCCAATGTTTTAGTTAAGAGTTACTTGCAACAGGAATGTGCAAGTGTATGTACTGCCCTAAGGGAACGAATGGAAACAGCTACCTCTCAGAAAATCCCTGTTCAATGCTCTCCTGAGGAAACTGCATACCTTATCTACCTACACAAGACAGACCACAAAGCACGAGAACAATTATCCTCTCTTTCTGCAGAGTTTGTTGTAAGAAAAAGCACAGTATTCCTTAAAGGAAATCCCCAAGCTATTCAAACAGGACAGGCACTGATCAGGGGCGATTTTCTCTCTCAAGTCTCCACTCGCCGCTTTGTCTATCAAAACAGAAGATTTGTATCGCAAATTAAAGATGTGGTTTTGAAGCCTGTGTCAGATGAAGTGATATGGATAATACAGGAGCAAAAAGCCCCTGCTCGTAAACAACGGTCACGATCTGAAGAAGATGAAACAGAGATTAGCGTGATCGTCTGTAGCAAGCATCGCGAGGTGTTTCAGACTGTGTGCTCGTGTTTAGAGCAAGTTGAAAGTTCTCATAGGAAACTAACTCTACGCAAGGGAGCAGCAAGGTCGATCAGGCTTAATGAGATCAAATCTGAGCTTGAGATGAGTTATCGTGTTAGAATCATCAACCGTGATGATTTTTTGATGATCCATGGTCTCACAAAGAATGAAGTTTGTGATTGTGCAGCTGAGATACTAGACAAAGTTGACAGCTGTCATGAGATAACCAAATTCATTCCCCTCACCACCCACCAACAGCTCTTTATAAGACACAAGCAAGACTTCGAAGAACTTAAGGAAGATTGTAATGAACTGCGTATCGTAAGATCAAAGAGTGAGTCTGAACCATTCTCAATTCTCATCAGGGGTCCAATTAAGAGTGTGGAGCCAGTGTACGAAAAATTGGTAGGAATCAGAAACAGTATCACCACTGGCAAATTCGAAGTTAACTATGAGAGCAAATACTACCATATGTGGAAAAGACGGTGGGATCAAATCAAGAAAGACAAGGAAAGAACTTGTAACATTGTCATAGACATTATTAGTAAGGAAGCCAGACAACAATCAATTCCGAAGGATGAAGTAACTACAACCACTATCTATGTTGTGGGTGAGGAATCTGAAGTCTTTCAAATTGGAGAAGAGATCTCGCAAACAGCCACTATCACAAAAACTATTCCGCTCACGCCTATTGCAGCCAACACCCTCAGAAAAGATAAAAAAGAATTTCTGTGGCCATTAGCCGTGTACTTCTATATAAAATGTCAATCTACCATCTTTGAGGCTGAGTTAACTGCTCCTGAGGACTGCAGTGAAGAACTAGACACAGCTGAGGAGGAAATACAGAAGTTCCTTGGAGAGTGCACCATGACCAGCAAGATCCTTACCAGCAATAATGAGGTTGTTGGTCTAGTACTGAACTCACACTTTAAGTACACTACGTACCTTTCGCATGCTAACAGCATTGCTCGGAATTGTAGAATCAAAGTTTACCCCCTCAAGAAGCCTCAGAGTGGCCTAAAGCTGAGTGGCACTCCAGCAGCCATTCTTGTTGCTGAACAACCACTGATAACGCAAGTGATTCAACCAATCGAATCGAGTGTCGGACAAGAGCAGCTAACAGTCAAACCCATGTTTCGATCGGTGTTTTCAACCTCCAACTTTTTGCAGTTTACATATAAACTTCAAGAGGAgttatgtgtggtgtgtacgtACCCAAGATCAACTAGGCCTGATCAGCCTAACCCTCCTGCTACTCTTGCACCCAAAATATGTGACCCTTCATCTGGCCAGCAGGAAGTGTGTGTAACCCTGCGTGGACCTAGGGACTCTCTGGAGGCTGCCAAAACCAAACTTAAAAAGAAACTAGACAGCTATATGCAGACAGAGGACATTAACATTAGGTTTGCCTTATCTCATCAATTTTCCAGCAAGCTTGAGAATGTTGCTCTCAAGCACCAAGTTGGTTTCAGTGTCACTGAGAGCCAGGTTGGGTCTAAAAAACAGAGTTTGGTAACCCTGGAGGGTATCAATAGTGATGTGCAAGTTGTGGTGAAGACAGTACAGCAACTCATCATCGACCATCAACTGGAACGTGCTGACGCAGAGATCTCCACTCCACCTGAATGGCAAGACCAAAATCTAACCACAGAGGTGTTCCCAGTGTCACCGAAAACTCCCGAATGGACCAGGGTGGAGCAAAAATTTCAAGCTACGCTGTCTACTAGTCGTATTGTATCTATTTCAAGGATCCAAAATACCTGGTTGTGGGAAGCCTATTGTGCCCACAAGAAGAGGTTGCATCTGAAGAACAATGGAAATGTCAATGAAAAAGAGCTTTTTCATGGTACCCGCAGCAACGATCCTAAACTCATTTATGAAGGAGAGAATGGGTTCGACATGAGGTACAGTAACCAGGGAATGTGGGGAACAGCCAATTACTTCGCAGTCAATGCAAGCTATTCTAACAACTATTCCTACACTACATACGATGGTTGTAAAGAAATTTTTTTCGTCAAAGTTCTCACTGGAGATAGCTACAGATGTGTTTCAAATGGGAGCCTTCGTAAGCCGCCTCAAAAACCACGTGGATCTGCGGGTGGAAAAGTACACTTTACTAATATGGATTACGACTCTGTGACTGGTGACACAAACGGATCTCAAGTGTTCATGACATATGATAACGACAAGGCTTATCCAGCTTATCTGATCAAATACCAGTAA